The following is a genomic window from Miscanthus floridulus cultivar M001 chromosome 14, ASM1932011v1, whole genome shotgun sequence.
atctgatatttgccattttcaaaatggcaatcataaccatcatggtccaactttgatacactaatcaagtttctttgcaaagaaggtacataaagaacatctctaagaaaaagtatgaagccatctggaagctctagaggaagatctccaacggcctcaacatctgcttgtactccatttgcgactttaatgaaactttcgcttctttgcaaagttctcatcgaacggaatccctgtaatgaattagcaacatgaatagttgcacctgaatcaatccaccaagtagattttgaaaactttacatacaaggattcatttacgaacgtaataatgttctcacctttattcttcattatcatctttaggaaatcgagacaattcttcttataatgtcccgtctttcTACAATGGAGACATTGGTCTTTTTCCACTGGGAACtgcttgttctgagactgttgcatgagACCCTTtctagatgacttggaggaagagctgttattatagttctttttcttatcttttaggtagttgacattaccaccctgtgaaacttttatcctttcctcctcctgcacacacatagctatgagcttttctaaatcctatttttcaggctgtatgttgtaattaacaacaaaggtgtcaaattctttgggcaaggaagcaaaaatcaaatgaataagaaactcatccttgagtgccaaatccattggtttgagcttagatgccagattgctcattctcagtatgtgctctctaatgccattgccgccaccagagtacctttctgtaaccagctgcttgatcagctgggttgcatatgtctttgaagagccagtgaactgactctttattctttctaggtactctgtgaccgtgtcacagtctggaattgagcccacaatagcaggctcaatcgtgttctttatcactgccaaacacttcttgttggcagtgacccatttcctatgctcaaggtcataggacatctttacgggagcaaaatcccgctctctgttctgccatgcagcatcagtctcatctgtctccctcaccggtgccacaggttctctgggacacggtgtggtgacaacccagtccacctcagcgaggataaaagccaggtctatctttttcttccactcaatatagttatcaccttttagagtggggatctctttgatacaactcatcaagttgtatcctcctgaaaacacaattcaaatagtgtgagaacagaaataacaacaataattgcatgccttagtttaacgttggtcaaaattaaaacatacaattattttatacattaaatctacatcaccgttgggcagaaatagaaataatgcataatcattaaaattataatattataatattgctattaacaacgttggtcagaaaataacaatatcataatcaactcatatttatctcttggctcttaaaatcaaattctcccgttggttcgaatttaattaaaagtccataattactttaaatacgcagcggaaacattTAAATATGCCCATAATTATTTTTCCAGAAACTCTTAAATATTGCACTGTTCTCTTAACAAAATTGTCGTTGGACAAAAATTGCACAAAGATTTGCATCAACTTCCAATTGAAATtcatcaaatatatatatttctggaaaaagaaaaagaaaacatgaGCTGTTTCTATTCATTAGGCCATTTCGGCCCAGccagcacacgcgcggcccaGCAGCGCGCAGCCACAGCGCGGCCCACGGCCTGCTTGGCGGCACGCGCGCGCTCTCTctccgcacccaggccgcaacctgggcctgggccacgAAACCGTTCGCCCGCCTGGGCCCAAAGCCGGTCCGGCGAACCCTGATCGCTAGATCGGATCGGACGGCTGTCCGGCCGTTTTGCCCGAACAAAACCCCCCGCCGGTCGCCTCTCCCTGAACCCTAGCTGCATTTCCtctttctcctctcctctcccacgGCGACGCTAGTGAAGACGAAGGGAGTGCGCGGCCACCTCGTCaccggagaagaagagaggacgACACCGGTGCCAAGcccctcgccggtgcgcgcgcTCGCCCATGGCAGagtgcgccgccgtcgagcggctttGGACCGCTGCCCTGAGCCACGGCCGAGCTGGGCCTCTGTCCGCGCGCCAACCATGGCGGCGGTGATCACCACCCGCACGGTGGTAGCTTTCCGCGCGACGGCGGTGTCGGGAGGACCGGGTAGgttcccctcttccccttctttccCCTTTCGGTTTCTTTGATTCGGATTTTGGGCCCGATttgccgattagggttagggttagggttgggatggTCACTGTTTCCTTCTTCccccgatttgaaatcggttttttctttccttttcccgAGCTATCTAGAGTTAGGGTTAGGTGTCGAAGCTATTCACTGTCCCGATCCGATTTGGATCGGCCATTCTATTCTTTTCGCCAAACCCTGATCTGTTCTTTAGGGTTAGCGTTTGAGTTATTTCTGTCCGGATTGAAATCCGTCTTTCTTTTGTCTCTCTTCGCGCCGCGCACCAGAGGTACAGcggagccggccatggcggccggaaGGAAAAAGTGTTTGATTTCTTCTCGGGTAACTTTTCTTGTCTTTTCCCGAACCCGATCTACGACTAGGAAGgcgtctgataccattgttaaggtcatttaggatctctagcagtagatctaggGTTCGTTCCTTTGAATACGGGATGAACAGAGAAGAAAGAACGGAGAGATGAGGAGAGAGGTGTTGGTGTTTaacctgagccctcggagggagtcgTGGAGCTGGCCATCTCaacttcggtgatggaggcagcacacgggcagcgacgggtggagtagaggttgcacggacgtcgatgcagtgcagacggacggcgtagcagtgacgacggcgagggtcagcggagcttcccgtcgctggctgcgcgccctcttagatcggtctagggtttgtcggtggggtttgcggctcacggcgaacctcgtgctttaagccgccggcccccacctctttatatagcgcagtgcgacgggggcccaccaaccatgtagggttgggcgccccgatcagggcgcgtgaccaaggcccaataggccattgggcttattggttgggagatcaatctaacaagtcAGAGATCGTGTTGTTGGTAGATGCATTTGCATTGAAGGCTACTCTTCCTTATACTGATACTTCATCTACCACAATAGGACGGAGAATTGGATGTTCTTTGTGTGCTTGCACTTTCTTTGTACCTGGGCTATGCTCTGTCACTCTGGAACTTGGATGGGTGTTTCAGCTAGAAATTCATATATCATAATCCCTTTTCTCTCCATCCGAGTGTTGGCAAAGATGTTTTTGTATCTCTGGAAGTATTATTTATGTTATTGCTTATTTTTACATGACTTTCTTCAGGTGCTTGACAGTTCACAAAAGCTGTTACCTCCAGATGAACTCCGTAAACGATTTGAGCAAGAAGGTAATATTTCATCCATATAGGTTGCAAGTACCTAATTCATGCTCGATGGTAGCATCCAGTAGCCTGGTCTTATCATATTTTATTGGGTGTTTCCTCCCAGTTGTGAAAATATTAAACTCCATATCCAGCATAGCTGCCGCGCCCTTAGAAGCCCTCTTGCTACTGTTGATGTACAGTTGTCCATTGCTATTGTGCTGCGTGTCTTTGCGTAATTGTGAGTTAGTGAAGTTTGCACAACATTTGTTGTATGCTGATTACTGGCAGTAGTGGATGGTGGTGTCCATTTTTATGGTACCTAACATAGAACTGCACTAGCCAAGTTTTAACATTAGCAGTATCTATAATTTTTCTAGTGTGATTCATTATCAGGAATCTCTCTTGATCAACCCCTTGTGACCTCTTGCGGCACTGGCGTGACAGCATGTGTATTAGCCTTGGTAAGATTACCTGGGACTTGCGCCTGGTATTTACTTTACAAAATAGCAGTGCTTCTGTAACCATTGCTCTCATTTTAGGGCCTTCATCACCTTGGCAAAACTGACGTCGCGATATACGATGGATCATGGACCGAATGGGGCGCCCACTCCGACACTCCAGTTGCAACTGCTGTTTAGGCTCATGTGTTCTTCATAGAGGAATCAAGGTTGTATTTTCCTTCTGTAATCCTATGGAGAAAGGCGATGTTAAAGTTGGAAGAACTGAAGAGGTTGATCGGAGAAATGCTATGTTAAGGTTGGAAACTGAAGAGGTCGGTTGGGTGTATGGCTGGTGTGAATCGAAGCCTTTTGGCCTTCACTGTAAATGCTGAAACAGAAGAATTGTTACATATACTGAATTATAAGATAACTTCCCTTGGTCTCTTCTCTTGGTGGAATACTAATAATAATAATGAAGTTTAGAAGAAACAAAAATAACTGCCCTCAATGTTGGTTTCTGGTATTTGTGAGCTAACTATACTTAACATAATGTACATATCTACTTTACATATTCAAAATCGTCGGGGTGCAGAAGCACAGATCTTTGGTCATTTGAGCAGGGTAGATGTCTCTGTCGTGCTTGACCGAGTGGTGCCGGTGcccgtgctgctgctgccgccgccgcctgtcGTAACGGAAGATGTGTAGTATAAAGCATCAGGCGGCGGCTTGTAGGTTGCCACCGGCATCCTCGCCAGCAGGCTTGGCAGCGGTGCCTCCAGCCGCAGCACGTTGACGGCCTGACTGATGGACGGCCTCAGGCTCCGGTCAGGGTGCGCGCACCAGAGTCCGACCACCATCACCGTCTCCATCTGCCGGGCGTCAAACTCACCCTTCAGCTGCGTGTCGGCGGCGTCGAGGATGGCTCGTCTGTCGTACCATTTCCAAAGCCACTGCACGACGTGGATCACGTCTTATTCGCCGTGGCGACGCACCAGGGGCCGCTGGCCGCAGGCGATCTCTAGAAGGACGACGCCAAAGCTGTAGACGTCCGACTCGGCGTTGGCCCTGCCGGTGATCATGCACCCCGGGTCCATGTACCCCATTGTGCCGGCGAGCACCGTGGTGTGCGAGCCCCGGCCGTGGTCGACCAGCCTCGCCAGCCCGAAGTCGCCGAGCTTGGCGTGGAAGCAGGCGTCCAGCATCACGTTGCTGGGCTTGATGTCCCTGTGCACCACGCACTGCTCCCACTCCTCGTGCAGGTACATCAGCGCCGACCCCAGCCCCAGCACGATCTCGTGCCGGACTGGCCATGGAAGCAGAGCGTCGCCGCTGGTTCTGTACAGGTGTGTGTCGAGGCTGCCGTTGGGCATGAGCTCGTAGACGAGGAGcagctcgccgccgccgtggcaCCAGCCGATGAGCTGCAATAGGTTGCGGTGCCTCAGCCGGCTGATGATCCTGACCTCCGTGGCGTACTCCTTCCTCCCCGGCTTCGAGCCCTTGGATACCCTCTTGACGGCGACGTGAAGGTCCATGTCCTTGAGGAATCCTCTATACACGGACCCAAACCCACCTTCTCCAAGCTTCTGCATGTCCGAGAAGTTGTCggtggcagtggcgagctcgccGTAGCGAAACCGCTTTGGCCCGGTCCCTTTCTCGAACTCGTCCTCCATCTCCAGCTCGTCGCCGCCCTCTTCCAGCTCCCGCTCCATCCTCTGCCAGGCGCGCTTTCGCCGTTGGTGCAGGAGGAACCAGATTGACAAGCATAGAACTATCAAGAAAGAGGCAGCACCGGCGGCAGACAAACCGACCACTAAACCCATGGAGACCGACGGAGAATccgtcggcggcggtggcgccgtcCGGCGCGGCGGCAGGGTGATGTCGAAGGCGCCGATACTGTACCTGACGTAGCAGCTGTACCCCTTGAGCGCGCCGCCGGTGTTGTTTGGGAACCTCGCCGGCAGCAGAGCGATATACGTGTTGAGGCACCAGCTGCATTCAATGGCCGTCAGGTCCCGCGTGCACTGCACGAGCCCGTACACCGAGTCCGACGAGCCGGCGAGCGGCACGCTCTCGTTCGCGACGAACAGCAGCGAGCCGGGGGCCGTCCTGGCGAGCCGGTTCATCAGGCTGGAGCGCGCGTCCTCGAGCCTTGCCTTGTCGACGGTGCTGGGCCAGATGACGTAGAACGCCTCGTCGCGGCTGGCCACGGAGAAGAAGTCGGTGTCCGAGTAGCGGAGCACGCACGCGTCGTACGCCGCGCTCACGTTCCGGCTGCCCAGGCACAGCGCGGTGATCCCGGCGGGCGCGCCGGCGAGGCACTCCAGGCACTGCGTCGCGTTGCGGTCGGCGTAGCACATGATGAGGCCGAACACCTGGTCGGACCCCGTCCCGGCGGTGCCGTTGTAGAACCACCCGTTGTCGCCGGCCGCTGTGGGGAGCGCAGCCAGGAGCTGGTCCAGGTTCTTCTTGTACTGGCTGCCGTCGGTGTAGTTGTCTGTCCTCGAGCAGGACGGATTAAACGACTTCATGATATTGTTGTCCTGCCCCGCTGCCACAACGAAGATGAAGACAAAGGTGGTGAGGAGGACAAGGAGAAGGCAGTAGCAGGAAGCCATTGCCAGGGACGCTTTTGCTGGCGGATCCACAGTTCAAGAATTCTTGTCGTGTGACAAGAATTACTTTGGGCAAATTA
Proteins encoded in this region:
- the LOC136502528 gene encoding uncharacterized protein, producing the protein MASSTTPSEGSGGYNLMSCIKEIPTLKGDNYIEWKKKIDLAFILAEVDWVVTTPCPREPVAPVRETDETDAAWQNRERDFAPVKMSYDLEHRKWVTANKKCLAVIKNTIEPAIVGSIPDCDTVTEYLERIKSQFTGSSKTYATQLIKQLVTERYSGGGNGIREHILRMSNLASKLKPMDLALKDEFLIHLIFASLPKEFDTFVVNYNIQPEK